The window GTTCGATGCAGCAATCCTTTTTCTTCGAGCACGATGGACATGGTGTACACTTCTTCCCCTGTCGAGCATCCTGCATGCCATACATTGAGGCCACCTGTCGCCCGGTACTGATCCAGGATATCATCCCTCAATTTGACCCAAACTGCCGGATTTCGAAAGAGTTCGGTCAGGTTGACCAGCAGGTCATCGATTGCGTTGGCGAAGAAGGCTTGATCTTTCAACACCCTGCTCCACAATTCGATCAGTGATTCCATGTGATGCTTGGACATCAAACGAACGATCCCTCGCTTCAACGAACCCTTTTCATAATTCGTGAAATCCAGGCCATATCGATTTTTGATGGCCACCATCAACGCATTTAGCTCTTCTTCGCTGATCATTTATGCTTTATAGCCCTCACTGATTGATGCTTGATTTAAATAAAATTTCAGTCATTGCCGCAATATCAATTACCGGACATACCTGACCATTTCCAAGAATGGTCGTACCACTCAACAATTTGGTTTTGTCCAGTGGTTTTGCCAAAGGTTTTTCGATGATCTCCTTCTGATAAAGTAACCGGTCTACAACGATTCCTGTCAGTTTTCCTGCAAAAGAAACCACGATCATGTCAAACTGCTGATCATCAGCAGTTTCCTTAAAGGAATGATGAAGCACCCCTCCATCCGTCACATCACTAAGCTTTGTCAAGCCTATCAGGTCTTTCAAAAACAAGATAGGAATGGTCTCTTCCTGATACTTGGTCATCAATGTATTACCCAGCTTATGAATATCCCCTTTCTTCAGCGAAAGCACCGCTTCCGTGTAGGATAAGGCAATGGCATACGTCTGTTCCGACAACTCAAACAATAGTGCGCCTTTCAAGGCTAATGAGGACGGGAGCAATAACTTTATGGTAGTCCCCTTGTTGATCTCGGTATCAATGATCACCTGGCCACCTACGGATTCTACCGCTTTCTTCACCACGTCCATTCCGACACCTCTTCCTGAGATCTCTGTTACTTTGGCAGCATTGGAAAAACCAGGCTGAAAGATTTGCCGAATTACATCATCCTCTGAAAGCGCATTTGCTGTTTGCTCGTTCATCAGTTTCTTTTCAACAAGCTTCTTCCGTATGGCAGCTTCATCGATCCCTTGTCCATCATCAATGATGGTAATTTGAACGTAATCCTTTTCGTAACTCGCATCCAGGGTGATGGTTCCTGTCTTTGGTTTTCCCAGCTCCTTTCGCTGCTTGGGCATTTCCACCCCATGGCTCACCGCATTTCGTACCAGATGAATGAGCGAATCTCCCATGGCCTTTAGTACATTCCGGTCAATCTCGATGTGCGTACCCTTCAATTCCAACGACACGTCTTTGCCTTCTATTACGGCGGCATCCCTAACAATCCGGTGAAATTTATTAAACAAGAATCCCATCTGCACCATCCGTGCATTCATGACCGCATACTGCAAATTGGATGAGATGCGTTGCAAGCCTTCGAACTGCGAGCGCCGGTCCAGCGACCGGTTTTCAGCTATCAATCGATCTTTCTCAATGATGAGCTGTCCTACAAGTGTCATCAATTCATCCATTTTCCGCACAGGAATCTGGATGACATCTGCGAATGTGATCTCATCAGTATCAGCCTCTTCTACCGCTTCCTCTTCCTGCACAACCGGAGTGGTAGGCTCAGGAGCCGTTTCAGGCTCAACTTCGGGTGTTTCTTCTGCCTCGGGCGCCTGGTCTTCTTTTCGGTTCTTGAGCAGCACTTCGAGTTTCGTCCGAATACCGAGATAGCTGACCTTTCCACCGGTTTCCAGGGCTTTGATCAATTCTCCAAGTTTGTCCGCTGCACGGAACAAGCTGGCGAACAGGTCACTGTCCAGTTCGATCCGATTCTCTTTGATCTCTCCCATCAGATCTTCCATGACATGGGTCAGGTTAGCAATGGCTTCATAACCCATGCCCATTGCATTGCCTTTGAGGGTATGCACGATCCTGAAAATCGAGTTGACGGCCTGTTTATCCGAATGCTTCTTTTCGAGAACAATGAAGTGTTTGTTGAGTTCTTCAAAATTCTGAAGGGCATCTGCCAGAAACAGGGCTTTATATTCTTCTTCTTTTGATTTCAATTGCCTCTAGGTTACACTTATAAGATATGTTCCAATTTCTTTGATATCTAGCACCTGATCTACCTTCCCCGCTTCTATGGCTGCCTTAGGCATACCAAAGATCACCGATGAGGCTTCGTCCTGTGCCACCGTTAATCCCCCTGATTCGCCAATGGCCTTCATGCCTTTGGCGCCATCTTTACCCATGCCCGTCAAGAGAACACCCAGGCTTGCATCTTTGTATACAGCAGCTGCTGACAACATGATCGCATTGATCGAGGGATTATTATACTCTTTGAATGTCTTCTCACTGGCGACTAATTGCACCTTACCACTCTTGCCCCGACGCTTAAGTTCCAGGTTAGCATCTCCGGGGCAAATGATCACATTGCCTTTACGAGGCTCCATGCCTGGTGTTCCCAGCATTACATTCAATGGGGTGCGTGAATTGATACGTCGAACAAACGGGTCGATAAAGTTTGGCGGCATGTGCTGACAGATTACGATAGGTACATCTATCTCATCTTGCAAACTGATAATGATCTGTTCCACTGCAGAAGGACCACCTGTAGATGCTCCAATGATCAATATCTCAAATCGATCCGATGATTTCTTTTTCTTCTTCGGAGCCGTATTTTGGACCTGCTGATTGTTCTTGACAATTTGTGGCCTGGCTTTATTAATGCCTTTTAAACGACTTATAAGCTCTTGATCCATTGTCCGGATCTTGGAACCTCCCCTGACCGGTTTGTTCATGTAATCAACTGCACCAAGTCGAAGCGCATCAAATATGGGCTCCAAATTAGTGTTGCCAACAGAACTAAGGATCATAATTGGCGTTGGACATTGCTCCATGATGTGCTTGATGGCATAGAGGCCATTATACTCACCCATTTCCATGTCCATGACAATCACATCGGGTCGATGCTTCTTGGTCATCTTAACGGCCTCCAGGCCGTCTTTGGCAGTACCGATCACGTCCAAACCCGGATCAGAAGACAATACATCTGAAAGTAACAACCTCATGAAGGCTGAATCATCCACAATTAAGGTCTGTAGCTTCATTCGGTCATGCACTGTTCTTGGCTGGAAGGACCCGGACCTTGTTCCCTTCTATCAATTCTTCTATGTCCAGCATAAAGATCATTCCTTGTTCTGTTCTCACCAGTCCCTTGATGTACGTATCATCTCTGGTGAAATCTGCCAGAATTCCCGAAGAACTCTCCATGGCCGCACCTGGCACAATGACTGTATCCGGAACATCGGACAATAAAACACCTAGCTTGTTAGAACCATGCTCAACCACCAGGGTGTATTCACGTGAATTGGTGGATTCCGATCCTGAGAAAAATTTATGTGCCAAATCGATGGTTACGATCACAAATCCTCTGATGTTCACCAGGCCCGGAACGAAATCAGGCACATGAGGCAAAGAAGAAATCGCAGGTGTTTTCACGACTTCTCGAGACTTTCCGATCTCAACAGCGTACCGCTGTTCATTGAACTTAAAGACGATCAGTTGAAGTCGTTGATCTTTTCTTGCTTCTATTTCCTCATCATACCGCTGTTGTAACGCTTGTCTTCGGGCATGTTCTTCCTGACTGATCTCCGTCGAAATCAAAGGTTTTTTAATGGAAGCGGCTGTTACCTCCACCTGTTTCTTAGGTTTCGTTGCTGACTTAGTGGCCGGTTTTGCCATTGCGGCAGGTTTGGCTTTTTTAGTAGCTGTCGTCTGTTTCTTGCTCGTCGCTTTTTTAGCCGCAGCGGATTTCTTTTTCACCTCCTTCTTAGGCTTGCCTTCCGCCTGTTGCTCAGGTAAGACTTTCTTTTTACGCAAATTGTTCCCTAAAGCCATCAGGTCGTCGGATATAATTTGATAAATGCTTTCGCAAAACTTTTATAATCATTCGCACTGTTACTCTGTGGTGCGTAATTCACCACACTTTGTCCGAAAGATGGTGCCTCAGAGGCTTTCACATTCGACCGGATCATGGTTTCAAAAACCCGAAATTCGAAATGCTCCTGGATGTGGTCATGCACTTCCTGCGTGAGTTTCCTGCGTCTGTCCACCATCACTGGGAGGATTCCTGCTACCTCCAGGTCACTATTGACGGAAGATCGTATTTTCTCAATCGTGTCGGAAACCAGGTCTAATCCCTGGAGACTCAACACCTCCATTTGCATGGGAATGACAATTAATTGACTGGCCGTCAAGGCATTTACCGTAAGTACCGAAAGCGAAGGAGGGCAATCGATCAGAATGTAGTCGTAAGATATCTCTAGGTCCTTGAGTATATTTTTCAGGAAATACTCCCGATCACTGGCATCAGCAAGTGACAATTCCGTATCTGCTAATCCAATATCACAAGGTGCTACAGATAATCGCTCTGTTTCATGTAAGATGGACGATAAGTCCGTCTTTCCCTCAAAAACATCGGATAATGATTGCTCAAAATCAACGATACCCAACGAATAAGACAAACTACCCTGCGGGTCTAAATCAATCAGAAGGACGCGTTTTTTGCGTGCCGCCAACGCCGCTCCCAAATTAATGGTCGTGGTAGTCTTTCCGGTCCCTCCTTTTTGATTGATTACACCTATGATCATTCTTCAACTACTTCATTCGAATTCTCATCCGGAGCTGAATCCAACTCTCGCGTACTTAAGTTAAACTTACTCACTGCTTCTTTCAATCCCGTGGCGATTTCTGAAAGTTGCTGTGATTTTTCTTTGTAGTTGGTCATACCACTGGACAATTCAAACGCAGAACTCGCTACTTCTTCCGTACCTGCAGCCGTCTGTTCGGCAATCACCACCACAGATTCAGTAAGCCCTACTACATTTTTAATGTCCTGGATCTGGTCACCGGTAGCCGTTACAATGCTTTCAGATAGCTCTCTGGTTTGGGAAGTTGAGGCTGCAATCTCCTTGAACGCATCCGATGCGCCCTCAGAAGCTTCTCCCCCGACTCTTACGCTCTCATTCATTACCTCCAGCACTCTGGCGGCATCAGTCGTATCCTGCTGCACGTCATTTACCAATCGTTCAATCTCTTTTGCCGAAGTTCGTGAATCTTCCGCCAGCTTACGTATCTCCTCGGCTACTACGGCAAATCCACGACCTGCATCACCAGCCTGTGCAGCCTCTATCGCTGCATTCAAGGCCAATAGGTTGGTTTGAGACGCGATATCGGAGATCACACCAAGTACACGTGAAATTTCTTTTGATCGCTCTGCCAGTACTTTAAATGACTTGGTTGTATCTTCTGAAAATGCAGCGATATCTCGCATGCTGTAATTCACCTTTTTGATTCGCTGAAGTCCAACATCACTACGTTCCTCACCAGTTTGTGCAGCATTGTAGATGGATTTCGCCTGCTCCTCCATGTCGGAGGAAGATTTCATAATTTTCTCTACCAAACCGGAGGATTCATCCACCTGTTTCACCTGATTCTGCGCACCGGTACTCATTTGGCCGATGGCTGTAGCAATCTCCCCCGTGTTGATGCTCATTTCTTCACTTGCGGTCAGCATTTCTACGGATGAGTCTTTGATCCCTTCCGCGTTTTCTGAAATGACTTCTATCAGATTGTTCAGATTCTCTAAGCCCTGGTTCAGGTTATTGGAAAGCTTGGCAATATCTCCTTTGGTTTCATCTGTAATTCGCAAGGAAAGGTCTCCTTGAGCCATTTTATTAGCAATCTGACTGATTGAATTGAAAGGAAGGTACACTGAAAGCAACAGGTTGTTCATGAGGTGAGCGATTTCCTCCCAAACACCATCTTTGTTCTTAATATCAATTCTTGCAGATAGATCTCCTTCCTCTCCTGCTTTCTTCACGACTGACTTTATGTCTTCAATGGACCTGGATAAGTTCTTACGCATGTCGAGCAGACTGGCGCCTAATTCATCGTTTGGACCTGCTTCCACGAATTCTACTTCCAACTTACCTGACCCAATGCTTTGGGCAAATTCCGATTTTTTGCGCAATTCCTCCATCAACAAGTTGACGGACCGGGATATTTGGCCCAATTCATCATCTCCTTTAACAACAACTCGACGGTTGGCAGTTATTTCTCCTCGAGCGAGATCTCGGAGCAAGTCGCTCACTCGTTCCAGCGAAATGCCGATATTTTTGGCAAAACGAAATACAATGATTCCTAACAGAATCAATCCGACAAACCCGGCAATCAAAGTATAACGGAGACTTTTATTGAATGCCTTATTGATCTCTGCCACAGGAACAACTGTACCGATGGCCCAAAAATCATTGGAACGACCAATCGGAATTTTAGCAAAACTCAAATAAACCTGTTCTCCGGTTTCAGGGTCCAAGGTTTCATATCCTGCAACTCCATTCCTGTTCACTTCACTTCTAATGTCAAGGATATCAAAGTCTTTCATCATCGGAATGACATCCACATATTTATTGACATAGTCAAGATCATTATGTGCCACAACATATCCGTTCCCAGAAAGAATAAATGCTTCAGAATTTTCAAATAACGGAAATTCAGTCATGTCCTCATATTCCTGCAATGACAAATCTGACCCGGTTAATCCAACAAATTCATCGTTTACCAGAATAGGAATACACGGAGAAGTCGCAATAAGCGAATCTCCCTGCGAAGCAAAATAACTTCGATATTTATAAGGCTTTGAAATTCCCTCTCGCCTACTTTCTTTGTATTCCAGATAGACTCCTCCTTCCCGATCTCCTTCGAGATCAAGTCTTTCGATTTTTGCTTTGACGGAATCATTTTCAACAAAATAAGAAAAACGCTCTCTTCCGTAAGGTTTATCCCAATTATCATCAATGGCCTGTAGCTCCCAGCTTATCCAAACTGCCTCATATTTAGGGTTATCTCTCAGAACACTAACCAGCAATTCCTCCTGCATTCTCTCTCTGGTAGCTTGATCATATTTTAGGTAGTTCCCCAAAATAGACCCCATGGTCCTGGCCGTAACCAGGTCTTCCAAAAGCCTGCCTTTAACTTCATTAGCTTTCTCTTCAATCGCTGCGTCTGCCAGTTTTTTTCCCTCAGAGAGTCCGTTTTTTCTCAGTTCAATACTGAAATAAGTGATTGTGATCGCATAGGTAAAAAGCGCCATTCCCAAAATGAGAAAGAGCATTTTTTGCCTAATGGTCCATTTACTGAAATTCATAAATAATTACGATGCGGTTACTAAAGATTACCTTCGTTTTCCTCCATCTCACTGACCTTAGTCAACTCAATCAGATTCACAAGTGTAATCAATCTATTTTCCTGGTTAATGATGCCTTCAATGTAAGGCTGTTCTTGTTGAGAGCGTGTCATGGCAGCAGATGAGCGTTCAATTTCTGATTCAAATACCTGCCTTGCGGCGGGTACCTGATAGATATTGAGGGCTACTTTGATCTCTTCATGGTCCAATACGAGTGCGTATGGCTGGTTTGCTTGTTCGCTCTGGGGCTCATGAAGTCCCAATCTTACTCCAAGGTCCAAAATTGCATGGACATTACCACGAACATTGGCTACGCCCAATACGTAATCCGGTGATTGTGGGATCGGTGTGATCGGTGGCATTTCTACCACTTCTTTCACCAAACTGATGTCTACTGCAAATTCCTCATCTTCTATCCCAAAAACGACGATCTGATGACGTTCACCCTTGTCTTCCTCCTCAGTTGCTTCTACAAGGAAACTAGAGACATATTGCTCCTCTTCCTGTGCTAGAGGGATGGACAGGTTTTCGGTTTTCGATGCGGGATTTTGTTTTTCCCCTTTCAGATTAGATCCTAATGCCAAGGTATTTCTCTCAGGTCTTCTTAATGCGTGTATTGATCGTATTAATCAATACACGGCAAATTATGTTGTTTTGGGTGAACCAGAAAAATAAAGTGCACGATTCCGTAAACTTTGGGTTGATTAGGTATTATCAAATCAGTTTCAATCCGAATAGCCGTTCAATGCCCCAGCGAAACACTATGTCCAAAGAGGGAATAAATGCCGTATGTCAGTGTAAACTGGACCAGATAGGAATAAACGAAACTCAACAGGATCAGGATAAAACCCAGGAATGACCACATGTTGAAAAACCGCATGACCACATAGAAATAATAAAGGGTAGTAAAAACGGTGTAACCCTGCAAAATCAGGTCTTTGATGCCAGGAAGAAATTGCAGCAAAGGAAAAATGACAATCAAAGTCCAAAGCTGCTGCGAAGTGATGTACGCTTGTAATGTAAGGTTCTCCGCATAGTTGTACCCACGTGGTTTAAAAAATAAGAAAGTGAACGTGGCAAAGACTGGGATCGCAAATAGATTGACAATGGTCAGGTTATCATTGACATAGACAAAAAAATCTGGCTCAACGAAATTCAGGATTGGCACAGAGATGTCCTCGATATCCAGGTGAAAGATTTTGTAGCGTTGTGCGATTATTGTGGCAATCGTGCCTCCCAGCACCAGGTACCTGAATGCGGGGTAAAGCAACTTACGTTCACCATGCACATACTTTCGAATGACTTCTCCTGGCTGGGTAAACAACCACGAAAACGTCCAGAAGAGGCCATGGTTTTCAATGTGAAATGGGGACAGAAAAAATTCAACGATGATTTCTTTGATATGCAAACGTCCGACTGAGGTCTTCTGCCCACAATTCCAGCAGAATTTACCTGTAGCTTCTTCGCCGCAGTTCTTGCATTTGATCGTTGTTGGTTCACTCATTCCCTGCACATCGCAATGGTGGATGGTGTGTGCACCTGCACCTGAGATAAAGCTTTGTTTTTGATCGATAGTACCTTCCAGTCATCATAAGCCGTCACATCACCGGAAATCGTGATGGGCAGACCTACGAAAGGCAAAATATCCTGATAGATATCTTCCATACTCGTGTCTTCCAACATATAATAGTCTACAAATTCACCATTTTCCCTGATGGCCAGAACCGGGACAATTCCTCCTGAAATACAGCGTCGGGCACAACTACGGTGTACGGCTTTTGTTCCTGGATTCATGACTCCAAAGAAACATTTCGGATCAACTATTTCGCCACTTAGGGTCACACTTCCATTTTGGCTGATTTTCCTATTTCGTAATGCTGTAGCTTCAAAATCAATCAAACTGTTCTCGCCTTCTGTCAATTCCATCCATCGTTTATCCTGATATTCAAAATAAGTCCCGCGAATGGTCACCTTATAGTTGGAAATATTTCCTGATAATTTTGATTGGAAGGGTTCCAATACCGGGCCTGCACCGAATTTCCCGAATCCTACTAATGGTATGGTTTTGATTTTCCCATCCTCCTCTGTCAGTAAGGCTGGCGCGGGTACCATGACCAAATGGCCACTGACCTCAGTCAGGTTTCCAAAGTCGAAATAACTATCGACAAAACCTTTTTCAGCTCTGCTAAAAAAACCAGCAAATGCAATTGCAGACATGGAGACTACCGCAAAAAAGATCAAGGCTGCTTTTTGGAACCCTTTTGGCGCCTCGTCCTGCCATCCAATATAAAACTCGTCTTGTTCTTTCATGAATTTATAATTAAAGGTGGCACTGCTGTTCCAGGTTCGTTAGGCTTCGGATCAATGAAAACTTGTTTTCCTTCCAGCTTGAGGTGGTAGGTCTCTACTTTTTCAGTAAAAGGTGGTGGTGACTGACCATTACCCGGCAAATACTGATAGCCATGCCATGGACAGGTGATGCAACCATCGATGATCTTCCCTTCTCCAATAGGACCGCCCTGATGGCGACAAACATTATTTACAGCAGAAAGCTGATCTTCATACTTAAAGATGGCCACTCTCTCACCAAAGACTGTAACTATTTTAGCCCGATCGTCCTGAATATCATCCACCTCACAGGCGTACACAAAATCCACTTTTTGACCGGAAGATATCGGATTGTCTGTAGGTCTTTCTTTGAAGCCCGCCCATATATGCAGCACCGTCACGATACCAAACGCTCCTATCAAAACGTTGAAAATCGCTGGATTCGTTTCATTCTGTAATCCCCCAAGTACGACATGCATGATCAGCAAGCCATAGGCTACGTAGACCAACATGTGCAGGGATTTCCACACTTTAGGCCCCAGGTTCTTTAACCAGAAATCATGGCTACTGGTGGCCATCAAAGCAAGGACGGTCAAGCCGATGAATCCTAAAACCTGAAACGGGAAAGTAACCAGGTTGCCATAATCCAGGTTGGAGATAAAAACAGAACGGATCGGATTGGTATCGCTCAGCGAATGAAAATTCATGATGCTGAAAATACCATGGATAGCACCCATGACGAACATCGTCACTCCCAGGTGTCTGCGATTGTAGAGAACGATCAGAAAATTCCGGTTGATCCGGGAAAGCGGGCCAATGACCAGTACCACATGTAATAAGAAGATGGCCAGCCAGCCAAATGCACGAATAAAGATGGTCTCGAAAGTGGCAGTGGGATGCTTCACCACGTGCCATCCAAAGAATAGGATCAGAAAAGTGAATACGACCATCGCCAGCGCCAGGTCATACCGCTTCTTCTGCTTGTTCCAAAGTACCGAAGTATATGATACGCTCATTGAGTATTGGATAGATTAGGTCGATCTCCTGCGAAAAAAGGTCTGTTGTTTGTGGCATATGCGAGCCAAAAGATCATCGCCAGCAATAGTACAAGCCACATGGCCAAATGGCGTTTTCTCAAATTTCTAGTCATGAGGATTTTAAAGATTTTGCCAATAAAACGGACCAAAACAGGACCACTCCCGGGAAGATGATCAGCTTAAAATGCCAGGGTGTGTCCTGCGTACCTTCATCGATTTTGGCGGCACCTTTCATATAGAAATACACCGAAAACAACAATCCCAAAATGACATACACCAATGCCGAGATCAACAGGATATCAATTAATAGCGCCATGATCAGGGATTTACGCCTGCATAAGGAATACCTGTCAGGTGATGCATATCACGGTCAAAAGTGGTCAGGTCTTCCAATGAAAAATCGTTCAGGTCGCTGTGTCCACATGCACGTGCCACTACTTTCATCAAGTCAGTAGAGGCTTCAAAGAAGTTTTTGAGTCGCTCAGCAGATTTTTGCACCATCATACGAGCTCGAAGGTTTTCTTTCTGCGTAGCAATTCCCACCGGGCAGTTATTGGTATGACAAGCACGCATACCCAGACATCCGATAGCCTGCAAAGCAGAATTAGAAACAGCGATCGCATCTGCACCTAATGCCAATGCCTTGACAAAATCTTCAGGTACTCTCAAACCTCCGGTGATCACCAGGCTGACATCTGATGCACCTACTTTATCCAAATACCTTCTTGCTCTCGCAAGTGCCGGAATCGTAGGAACGTTAATGTTATCTCGCAAGACTGTTGGGGCAGCACCTGTACCACCTCCACGGCCATCCAGAATGATGTAATCCATACCTGCTCTCAGCGCAAAGTCAATGTCTTCTTCTATCCGACTGGCTGCTATTTTGAAACCAACAGGAATGCCGCCAGATTCATCTCGTACTGTATCGGCAAAAGCCCCGAATTCAGATGCGGTCCTCAAATCGGTGAAAGTCGCCGGGCTTATGGCCGTTTCCCCTTCGTTCAATCCACGGACTTCCGCGATCTCTCCGATCACTTTGGAACCTGGCAAATGACCTCCGGTACCCGTCTTGGCTCCTTGTCCTCCTTTGAAATGAAAGGCCTGTGCTTTTTTTACTTTGTCCCAGGAAAAACCAAATTTGGCAGACGCCAACTCATAGAGGTATCGACTGTTGCTGGCCTGTTCGTCAGGCAACATACCTCCTTCTCCACTGCAAATACCCGTCCCAGCCATTTCTGCTCCCTTGGACAAAGCCAATTTTGCTTCACGAGACAATGCCCCGAAAGACATGTCGGAAACGAACATAGGAATATCCAGTTTCAATGGTTTTTTCGCCTTAGGTCCAATCACAACACCTGTGGCTACCTCATCTTCATCTAGTAAAGGCTTTCGGCTGAGCTGTGCTGGTAACATTTGAATGGAATCCCATTTAGGCAACAAGTCACGCTCGACACCCATTGCCGTACTTACCCCATGATGACCTACTCTAGAAAGACCATCCCTGGCGAGCATTTGTATATATCGATTATGTGGTTCTGGCGCTTCCGGATGAGTATCCTGGTATTTGCCCAGGTATTCGTCTTCATTGAAGCGTGGAGGGATTGCCAATCGCTCAAACTCCTCTACTTCGGCCTGATCTATATAGACCTTGCCATTAGCAATCAGGTGTTCAAATTTATGGAGCCGTTCATCAGGCGCATATTCACTGACTCCTGTATCGTACCGGTAGTCCCAGTTGTGGAGGCCACAGATCAAATTGTGTCCGTCAACAAATCCGTCGGATAGTAGTGCACCACGGTGCAGGCATCTTCCATATAGCACGGACACCTCTTCACCAT of the Cytophagales bacterium genome contains:
- a CDS encoding glutamate synthase-related protein — protein: MSDYQEFLKPVVVAEMASLNDKEPTHGQVLGTDLVIIRYGEEVSVLYGRCLHRGALLSDGFVDGHNLICGLHNWDYRYDTGVSEYAPDERLHKFEHLIANGKVYIDQAEVEEFERLAIPPRFNEDEYLGKYQDTHPEAPEPHNRYIQMLARDGLSRVGHHGVSTAMGVERDLLPKWDSIQMLPAQLSRKPLLDEDEVATGVVIGPKAKKPLKLDIPMFVSDMSFGALSREAKLALSKGAEMAGTGICSGEGGMLPDEQASNSRYLYELASAKFGFSWDKVKKAQAFHFKGGQGAKTGTGGHLPGSKVIGEIAEVRGLNEGETAISPATFTDLRTASEFGAFADTVRDESGGIPVGFKIAASRIEEDIDFALRAGMDYIILDGRGGGTGAAPTVLRDNINVPTIPALARARRYLDKVGASDVSLVITGGLRVPEDFVKALALGADAIAVSNSALQAIGCLGMRACHTNNCPVGIATQKENLRARMMVQKSAERLKNFFEASTDLMKVVARACGHSDLNDFSLEDLTTFDRDMHHLTGIPYAGVNP